From a region of the Thermosipho melanesiensis BI429 genome:
- the rsxE gene encoding electron transport complex subunit RsxE yields the protein MSSKTWKEFSKGFFAENPTFVQALGMCPTLATTTSAKNGLGMGLAATVVLVLSNIVISILRRAVPEKIRIPIFITIIASFVTMVDLLMHAYVYDLWKTLGLFIPLIVVNCLIMGRAEAYASKNNVWYSMIDGLGMGLGFTASLTLLGAIRELLGNGTIFDVVVWGKAFNVFIMILPPGAYLTLGLLAALFAFIGMKRKERGKAK from the coding sequence ATGTCCAGTAAGACTTGGAAAGAATTTTCAAAAGGTTTTTTTGCGGAAAATCCAACATTTGTGCAAGCGCTCGGTATGTGTCCAACTCTTGCAACAACGACAAGTGCAAAGAATGGATTAGGTATGGGTTTGGCTGCAACAGTAGTTTTGGTTTTATCAAATATAGTGATTTCAATTTTAAGAAGGGCTGTTCCTGAGAAAATAAGAATACCTATTTTTATAACTATAATCGCTTCATTTGTTACTATGGTTGATCTTTTAATGCATGCTTATGTATATGATTTGTGGAAAACTTTGGGATTATTTATACCACTTATAGTTGTTAATTGTTTGATAATGGGACGTGCAGAAGCTTATGCCTCAAAGAACAATGTATGGTATTCGATGATAGATGGATTGGGAATGGGCTTGGGCTTTACTGCAAGTTTGACATTATTGGGTGCAATAAGAGAGCTTTTAGGTAATGGAACGATATTTGATGTGGTAGTTTGGGGTAAAGCTTTTAATGTGTTTATAATGATTCTTCCCCCAGGAGCATATTTAACCCTTGGTCTTTTGGCAGCTTTATTTGCTTTTATTGGTATGAAAAGAAAAGAAAGGGGGAAAGCTAAATGA
- the rsxA gene encoding electron transport complex subunit RsxA, protein MKVFLILLSAMLVNNYVFMRFLGICPFLGVSKKMDTAVGMGLAATFVLVMSSTISWFLDKLLVGLGLEFLRTIVFILVIASFVQFVELFLRKNNPNLYDALGIFLPLITTNCIILGVALINSMNNYNLLETIFNALGAGLGFLLALIIFSSIREKLELYDIPKPFEGLPLALITASLLSLAFMGFQGMIKL, encoded by the coding sequence ATGAAGGTATTTTTAATTTTGCTTTCAGCAATGCTTGTTAATAATTATGTTTTTATGCGTTTTCTTGGAATTTGTCCGTTTTTGGGTGTTTCAAAAAAGATGGATACGGCTGTTGGAATGGGGCTTGCTGCTACATTTGTTTTGGTAATGTCTTCTACTATTTCTTGGTTTTTAGATAAACTTTTAGTTGGCTTGGGGCTTGAATTTTTAAGAACAATTGTGTTTATTTTGGTTATTGCTTCATTTGTACAGTTTGTAGAATTATTTTTGAGGAAAAATAATCCTAATTTATATGATGCATTGGGAATCTTTTTACCACTCATTACAACTAATTGTATAATACTTGGTGTTGCATTAATTAACAGTATGAATAATTACAATCTACTTGAGACTATTTTCAATGCACTGGGAGCTGGCTTGGGATTTTTGCTAGCTTTGATAATTTTCAGTTCAATAAGGGAGAAGTTAGAGTTGTATGATATCCCAAAGCCGTTTGAAGGATTACCATTGGCTCTGATTACAGCTTCTTTGTTATCTCTAGCATTTATGGGATTCCAAGGTATGATTAAATTATGA
- a CDS encoding SLC13 family permease: MSVDAIIALIVFVIVYYLIISEKIHRSIAVVLGAFVLTFFGVFEDPDYLFKNYVDFDTIFLLIGMMLLVSAIKSVGFFEYVAFKIINFSKNSILKIFILINFFVALFSAFVDNVTTIMIFIPITLAIADAANIDPTFFVLSEVFSSNIGGTTTLIGDPPNILIGNAARLTFNDFIFNTGIPSIITLMVILVFFILKYRDFLKAEIKFEFSELEFSKSNLIKSFVLLTVVILLFVFQEKLKIHSSVIAFGMGFVSILVIDPKNLEKHFTEIEWSTIFFFIGLFIITGALEDTGILRQIALVLSENFGDTPSIFGIGLIVTSFFISGFFDNIPFTATMIPVIKMLPTINASFSNLMPFWWALSLGVCYGGNFTPIGASANIVAITMLIKYSKRSVSFKEFLKFSLVPSIISLIISILYVEIRYF, encoded by the coding sequence TTGAGTGTAGATGCAATAATTGCATTAATAGTTTTTGTTATTGTATATTATTTAATCATTTCTGAAAAAATTCATAGATCAATTGCCGTGGTTTTAGGAGCATTTGTTTTAACTTTTTTTGGGGTTTTTGAAGATCCAGATTATTTATTTAAAAATTATGTGGACTTTGATACTATTTTCCTGTTAATTGGAATGATGCTTTTAGTATCTGCAATAAAAAGTGTTGGTTTTTTTGAATATGTTGCTTTTAAAATTATTAATTTTTCAAAGAATTCCATTTTAAAGATATTTATATTGATTAATTTTTTTGTGGCTTTATTTTCTGCATTTGTAGATAATGTTACTACCATTATGATTTTTATACCTATTACCCTTGCTATTGCCGATGCGGCAAATATTGATCCTACTTTTTTTGTTTTATCGGAAGTTTTTAGTTCAAATATAGGTGGTACTACAACGTTAATAGGTGACCCTCCTAATATCTTGATAGGAAATGCCGCAAGATTGACCTTTAATGATTTTATTTTTAATACGGGAATACCTTCGATTATAACCCTAATGGTTATATTGGTATTTTTTATTCTAAAGTATAGAGATTTTCTTAAGGCTGAGATAAAATTTGAGTTTAGCGAACTTGAGTTTTCAAAATCAAATTTGATAAAATCGTTTGTTTTATTAACAGTAGTTATTTTGTTATTTGTTTTTCAAGAAAAACTTAAAATTCACAGTTCAGTTATTGCATTTGGAATGGGGTTTGTTTCTATTTTGGTTATAGATCCTAAAAACTTAGAAAAACATTTTACCGAAATTGAATGGAGTACCATTTTCTTTTTCATAGGATTGTTTATAATTACCGGAGCTTTAGAAGATACTGGAATTTTAAGGCAGATTGCCTTGGTTTTGAGTGAAAATTTCGGTGATACGCCAAGTATTTTTGGTATTGGATTGATTGTTACGTCATTTTTCATCAGTGGTTTTTTCGATAATATACCTTTTACTGCTACTATGATTCCCGTTATTAAAATGCTACCTACAATAAACGCGTCTTTTTCTAATTTAATGCCATTTTGGTGGGCTTTATCCTTAGGGGTGTGTTATGGGGGGAATTTCACACCAATTGGTGCATCAGCGAATATTGTGGCAATTACAATGCTAATTAAATATTCAAAACGTTCGGTATCATTTAAGGAATTTTTGAAATTTTCTTTAGTTCCATCTATAATTTCACTTATAATATCAATTCTTTATGTGGAAATTAGATATTTTTAA